A window from Roseburia sp. 499 encodes these proteins:
- a CDS encoding MFS transporter, giving the protein MNKNLVMRQRFGFGAGDMASNFVWPMITTYLAVFYTDVAGIDAIAVGMIMLLSKFVDACTDILMGIIVDRTRTKWGKCRPYFLFGAIPLGLFAVLTFLVPDFNDDTKSIVYAFITFNLVSTGYTIVNTPLSAILPSLTDDKNERNILVTFRMIMAAIGSFCVTTFATPLINSFGGNSNKYSYAITMGIFSIISIILFFFAFSNTRESVKSVNSPKVTFLQGIKAVNGQYILFIFIMFVFMLGFAIKQAGVVYYYTYVAEKVDIIPIQAAVTSISMIASQSCLPLFAKKLGKKNSMYIMCAIAFIGNLLFICSNNNTTLLIIGTAVVWYALGFLMGMRFSLLADVVDYCEMKSGIQAAGILSSLDSFVAKLTFGLNVTLFTFLMKLGGYIPNQPQTKLAKMYINIGFIGIPVLCLIVTVILLRFFKVEKMLNSEKVQ; this is encoded by the coding sequence ATGAATAAGAATTTAGTAATGCGCCAACGATTTGGATTTGGTGCAGGAGACATGGCAAGTAATTTTGTCTGGCCTATGATTACAACCTATTTGGCTGTATTCTATACAGATGTTGCCGGAATTGATGCAATAGCAGTTGGAATGATTATGCTGTTGTCTAAGTTTGTGGATGCATGCACAGACATTTTAATGGGAATAATTGTTGACCGTACAAGAACAAAATGGGGAAAATGCAGACCATACTTTCTCTTTGGTGCAATACCTTTAGGTTTGTTTGCGGTCCTGACTTTTTTAGTGCCAGACTTTAATGATGATACCAAGTCTATTGTTTATGCCTTTATAACTTTTAACCTCGTCAGCACAGGCTATACTATTGTAAACACACCACTTTCAGCTATTTTGCCAAGCTTGACGGATGATAAGAACGAACGCAATATCCTCGTTACTTTCCGCATGATTATGGCTGCAATAGGAAGCTTTTGTGTTACAACCTTTGCAACACCTTTGATTAACTCTTTTGGTGGAAACAGTAATAAATATAGTTATGCAATTACAATGGGTATTTTCTCAATAATTTCCATAATTCTTTTCTTCTTTGCTTTTTCAAACACCAGAGAATCTGTTAAATCTGTAAACTCACCAAAGGTCACATTTCTCCAAGGTATAAAAGCGGTTAATGGACAATATATTTTATTTATCTTTATTATGTTTGTGTTTATGCTTGGTTTTGCAATTAAACAGGCCGGTGTTGTATATTATTATACCTATGTTGCCGAAAAGGTGGACATTATCCCAATACAGGCTGCTGTCACATCTATTTCTATGATTGCCAGCCAGTCATGCCTACCTTTATTCGCCAAAAAACTTGGTAAGAAAAACTCTATGTATATAATGTGTGCAATTGCCTTTATTGGTAACCTATTATTCATATGCTCAAACAATAATACAACTCTACTAATTATTGGTACTGCTGTTGTTTGGTATGCTTTGGGATTTTTAATGGGAATGAGATTCTCCTTATTGGCAGATGTGGTTGATTATTGCGAAATGAAATCAGGTATTCAAGCGGCTGGTATTCTTTCGTCCCTTGACAGCTTTGTAGCAAAACTTACTTTTGGTTTAAATGTTACTCTTTTTACCTTTTTAATGAAATTGGGTGGTTACATTCCAAACCAGCCTCAAACAAAGTTGGCAAAAATGTATATAAATATCGGTTTTATCGGTATCCCTGTTCTATGTCTTATAGTAACTGTGATTCTTCTACGTTTTTTCAAAGTTGAGAAAATGCTCAATTCAGAAAAAGTACAATAA
- a CDS encoding lysylphosphatidylglycerol synthase transmembrane domain-containing protein yields MKRKNIVSAMIFLVLVALTFYAILKGNDMGEVAVAVQELQKGYLIEAIVSAIFFVAMEGTMIWYLMRGLQEPVVWRRCIGYSFVGFFYSGITPSATGGQPMQLYYMQKDGHKVSNSTVVLMTVAVIYKFVLVVLGAGILLFYHVPLKEYLKNYMYLYYLGLLLNVVLVAILLFVMISPNCFKGIVTGGEKLLKKIKLLKHSEERTEKLIKMADQYHEAILFFGKNKGKIVVVIVGTLLQRCSVFFMTWLVYRGMGMSGQSMLTVMILQASVYIAVDMLPLPGAQGITEMMYKTVFAQTFSGAYLAASMCVTRGLNFYFLLIVSAVVALWCHVQSGKSKRGIQKET; encoded by the coding sequence ATGAAGCGAAAGAATATAGTAAGTGCCATGATATTTTTAGTATTGGTGGCGCTGACCTTTTATGCTATTTTAAAAGGAAATGATATGGGCGAGGTTGCCGTGGCAGTACAAGAACTTCAAAAAGGGTATCTAATAGAGGCAATCGTTTCAGCTATATTTTTTGTAGCAATGGAAGGAACGATGATTTGGTATTTGATGCGAGGATTGCAGGAGCCGGTTGTATGGAGGAGGTGTATTGGATATTCCTTTGTGGGTTTCTTTTACTCCGGAATTACGCCGTCTGCCACAGGCGGACAGCCGATGCAGTTGTATTATATGCAGAAGGATGGGCATAAGGTATCAAATAGTACAGTAGTTCTTATGACAGTAGCAGTCATTTACAAGTTTGTACTAGTAGTGTTAGGTGCAGGAATTCTGTTGTTCTATCATGTGCCATTGAAGGAATATTTAAAGAACTATATGTATCTTTATTATCTGGGATTATTGCTAAACGTGGTATTGGTAGCAATTCTACTCTTTGTTATGATAAGTCCAAACTGTTTTAAGGGGATTGTGACAGGTGGAGAAAAGTTACTGAAAAAGATAAAATTGTTAAAGCATTCGGAAGAACGGACAGAGAAATTGATTAAAATGGCAGACCAATATCACGAGGCAATTTTGTTTTTTGGAAAAAATAAGGGGAAAATTGTAGTAGTAATTGTAGGAACGCTATTGCAACGATGCAGTGTATTTTTTATGACATGGTTGGTGTATCGTGGGATGGGCATGAGCGGCCAAAGTATGCTGACCGTGATGATATTACAGGCTTCTGTTTATATTGCGGTAGATATGCTTCCTTTGCCGGGAGCCCAGGGAATTACGGAAATGATGTATAAGACGGTATTTGCGCAAACTTTCTCCGGAGCATATCTGGCAGCGTCTATGTGTGTGACACGAGGACTAAATTTTTACTTTTTACTGATTGTTAGTGCGGTGGTTGCGTTGTGGTGCCATGTACAGTCTGGAAAAAGCAAAAGAGGTATCCAGAAAGAAACTTAA
- a CDS encoding TaqI-like C-terminal specificity domain-containing protein, with the protein MEYASDLLTLNELCNTLSISIATGRNWLRLNKLIPTKTINSKPYFSHSYVNQIKTEIASGKNTALKSRRNKKFVSGNGIYHSYISPTSPNNTAVRTVLDILMQHNTILTEQQISLVVAECALQLICQKEQIASDTPCNLLHKYFSTQLDIGIYHTLIDDFVTASKEALSFMEKLKSLFAVSYTYESQEDILGLLYISLKNIGSRKATGSYYTPTQTVQQLIANLTQDHTDVNGKTILDPCCGTGNFLLQLPDTFDISQIYGNDIDKTSVMITRLNLALKFHIQNMELLYKNITVSNFLTTKNIHTYDFIIGNPPWGYSFSNAEKKQFQTTYQCAHGKSIESYDLFIERALSLLKENGTLSFVLPKAILNVKSHTPIREIILKENSITRLEFLGDTFDKVQCPSIILQIVHTKKPLSCMGMTVTDETRSFVIQKERALTSDYFSFLMDDREYKIMEKIRNLSNQTTLKNQADFALGIVTGNNKKYISNTKTVSTEIILRGSDINRYQIKEPENFITFTPEEFQQVASEKYYRAPEKLFYRFICNEPVFAYDDKQTLSLNSCNIVIPHVKGLDMKYILAILNSRITQFIFKKQFDSVKILRSHIEQLPIPIVDFAVQEKIIAMVNTLLQETDDTSFLAHYNKLEQTIIPLFGLNSNEYEIICNSLTQCDDLIVSTDLTD; encoded by the coding sequence ATGGAATACGCTTCCGACTTACTGACATTGAACGAATTATGCAATACACTTTCCATATCGATTGCCACCGGCAGAAACTGGTTAAGACTGAATAAACTTATTCCAACCAAAACCATAAATAGTAAACCATATTTTTCCCATTCGTATGTAAATCAGATTAAAACAGAAATTGCTTCGGGAAAAAATACTGCATTAAAAAGCCGACGTAACAAAAAATTTGTATCCGGAAATGGAATCTATCATTCTTATATTTCCCCGACATCCCCAAACAATACAGCGGTTCGCACTGTTCTTGATATACTTATGCAACATAACACTATCCTGACCGAGCAACAGATTAGCTTAGTAGTTGCAGAATGTGCTCTCCAGCTCATCTGCCAGAAGGAACAGATTGCAAGTGATACCCCCTGCAATCTTCTACACAAATATTTTTCCACCCAACTGGATATCGGAATCTATCATACTCTAATAGATGATTTTGTTACGGCTTCTAAGGAAGCCCTTTCCTTCATGGAAAAACTGAAATCCCTCTTTGCCGTTTCCTACACTTATGAATCCCAAGAAGACATTCTGGGATTACTATATATTTCTCTGAAAAACATCGGTTCCCGGAAAGCTACCGGTTCCTATTACACTCCAACCCAAACGGTGCAACAGCTGATAGCAAACCTTACACAAGACCATACCGACGTTAATGGAAAAACGATTTTAGACCCCTGTTGCGGAACAGGAAATTTTCTTTTACAACTGCCGGATACCTTTGATATCTCTCAGATATATGGAAATGATATTGATAAGACAAGTGTTATGATTACACGACTTAATCTGGCCCTTAAATTCCATATACAAAACATGGAACTGCTCTATAAAAACATTACCGTTTCTAATTTTTTAACTACTAAAAATATCCATACTTATGACTTTATCATTGGAAATCCACCTTGGGGATATTCTTTTTCCAATGCAGAAAAAAAGCAGTTTCAGACTACTTATCAGTGTGCTCACGGAAAAAGTATAGAATCCTATGACTTATTCATAGAACGTGCCTTATCCCTCTTAAAAGAAAACGGCACGCTTTCTTTTGTATTGCCAAAAGCCATTTTAAATGTGAAAAGCCATACTCCTATCCGTGAAATTATTTTAAAAGAAAATTCCATTACCAGATTGGAATTCTTAGGAGATACCTTCGACAAAGTCCAATGCCCCAGCATTATTTTGCAGATTGTTCATACAAAAAAACCGCTCTCTTGTATGGGAATGACTGTAACCGACGAAACACGCTCCTTCGTGATACAAAAAGAGCGCGCCTTGACTTCTGACTACTTCAGTTTTCTGATGGATGACAGAGAATATAAGATTATGGAAAAAATAAGAAATCTGAGCAATCAGACCACTTTAAAAAATCAGGCTGATTTTGCCCTTGGTATTGTTACAGGAAATAATAAAAAATATATTTCTAACACTAAAACAGTTTCCACCGAAATCATCCTACGGGGTTCTGATATCAACAGATACCAAATAAAGGAGCCGGAAAACTTTATCACCTTTACTCCCGAAGAATTTCAGCAGGTCGCTTCGGAAAAGTATTACCGTGCACCTGAAAAATTATTTTACCGTTTCATATGCAATGAACCGGTTTTTGCCTATGACGATAAGCAAACCTTATCCCTGAATAGCTGTAATATTGTGATTCCCCATGTGAAAGGCTTAGATATGAAGTATATTCTGGCTATTCTCAACTCCAGAATTACACAATTTATTTTCAAGAAACAATTTGATTCCGTAAAGATATTGCGTTCTCATATAGAACAACTTCCAATTCCCATTGTAGATTTTGCTGTTCAGGAAAAAATTATTGCGATGGTAAATACTCTTCTGCAAGAAACAGATGATACCTCTTTCCTTGCACACTATAATAAACTAGAGCAAACCATTATTCCTCTCTTTGGACTGAATTCAAATGAATACGAAATTATTTGTAATTCCTTAACTCAATGTGATGACTTAATTGTAAGTACAGACTTAACCGATTAA